GTATCGTGACATCGTAAACAATCGTGCCACCCCATGCGCCATACTGTAAACCATATACTCGAAGACAAGATACGACGCCTCATGCTCCCCAACGTTGTTCCCGCAAAAGCGATCTTGCACTCCTGAACGACTCGTAGCTACGTTCTCAGTGCTTCCGAGATTCCTGCATGCATGTCAAGCAAGCTCCACCCGCCACACGCAGGTGATCAGTCCCTCCCTCACCCCACAAACAACAATCGCTAGAATACTAACTCCTATAGTCATCGCTTTCCTAAATGGCAGAGCGGCCGACGACTCCGTGAGCTTGAGCCATGCTGTGATGGAACGATCCAATCTTTTGAAAGCCCCTGATGTTTCGTTAGCACACACCCTGACCCTACGTGCTGAATACAAGAACTCACTTGGACAAATCATAGCTCTCTTCCTCaggctcctgctcctcctcgaAGCTTGTCAGACTCGCTCCCCTGACCATGCCACCCAGCCCACTGGGTCCAAGAGCATTGACGTTCGAATTGCTCCTCGAGCGCTGGCTGCCACCCAGGTCGCGGCGACTCACCGGTCGCGAGACAGTCCTGCTTGGGCTTTCGGGTCCaacatcgtcgtcgtcgcccgGCTTGTCATCTGAAGCTTCCTGATCCTCGGGCTCAGCACTGCGATCATCCTCAGGCAACATCGGGGGTGAACTGGGCTGAGCGAGCTCCTCATCGTTGTCCTTCTCGTCGTGGTGCATCTTGGTTGGACTGAGATCGATGGGAAACTTTGCAGGTGTGCTAGGCAGATCGACAAACTTCCAGAACGGTGCCGGACTGGAGAAGTTCATGTACTGGCTGGGCATTTGGGCGGTGCTGGGAGGCGCGAGACGAGGTGCATGGCGGGTTACTAGTGGCGTGACTAGGGCATTGTTCATCCGACCTGTGTCGTGATTGCCCTGAATGTTACTTGTGGTTGCGTCAGAGTAGAGAGTAGGAGGGGAATTTGCTGCTTCGCTTTTCAGACCTGAGAGCCCGAGGCCTTGGACCATTGGCTTGACAGGATCGACGCCAGGCGATGATTCAAGATGCGATCTGGGCTCTTCAGTCTTTATGTATGGAGGGGGACGACCGTCGATGCCACCGTAAATGAGCCGTTTGGCAGGTGTGACGAAATGGTTCATCTCCCGGATGTTGGGCGATTGCTTCAGAGCGCCAAATGGACGAGAGCCACGATCAGGCGTAAACGACTCGTTGGCCACGGGCACAGATGATAAAGGCGGTGTTGCTGAACGGGGCGGGGACTTCATGCGAGCGCCTTGGTGCCGAGGATCGCGGTCGAGTGCACCGATCAGGCGTTCTGTGGCTTGAGATGGGTTTCCGAGTGCAGGCGAGCTGGGGCCAGAGCCATCAGGGCGGAAACCGATGGCTATCCCGCCACCTTTGCGAGGATTCAGCAGCTGCTTCCTAATGAACTCTTCACGCTCTGAGTCGGCAATCTTCCACTTCATACCCTTGCCAGGTTCATCTGTACGACGTGCAACCTTCTCGAATGATTTGTTGAGGGACAGGTTGTGGCGGATGCTGTTCTGCCAGCCGCCGTTGGTAAACCGGAAGAAGGCATACCGCGACTTGATGTGGTCGTAGATGTTCGCCAACGTCAGCATCTCCTCGTCGTTGCTGAGGATGGCTTGGCCAATCAGCTGTGCATAGCTGTACGGTGGCTTGATGTCCTTGGCCTGGTCATGGCTATAGTCAACCTCGTCGGTGGAGTCAATGACGACGCCGCGAGAGAAGGTAGCAGGGGAGCCTTTGCTACGGGGGCCAGTACCTGGCTGAAACGTCATAGGCGTACCAGGCGGTGGACAGCCTGGAGTTGATGTCATCGGGTTGTAGTAGGCTTGTGACGACTGGTGCTTGTTCTCGCGATTTCGCGGGTGTGAGGACGGTGGGAACGGATCGTACTGCTCGCGCTTCGGTGTAGGACCGCTGGGGGGTATGTTTTGATGTGATCTTGGGGGTGGATTGCCATCGTTGTCAGACTCTCCAGCCTCTTCTCCATTCGCTTGTCGCAGAAGCATTGGATGGAAATGATCTTCTTGGCTGGCGAGGAGAAACAGCATCTGGGTACCCATGATACTGATGCAGATACCCGAATGCAGCATTTCCATTTGGCCCTTGGTCACATGCACGTCGTCCAGCTTGAGACCATTGCGGCTGTTCACCACGATGTACCACTTTTGGTCTGCTGAGTCGAAAAAGATCTCAGCATGTATGCGCGATACCTGGCGTTCAGGGCCTAGGTCGATGTGCACTCCCCAGTTTGAGACCGACTGGGCCTCACTCTGAGGGAGACCAGGGATGTCTGCCTGGGAGCTGGGCGGCTGTGGGCGGACGGACGAGTCTGCACGCCCGATGAGGATCCTAGTTTCCTGGACGAAGAAGCACCAGTCGCGGGCAGCTATCTTTGCAAAAGCGGCGATGTTGTGGCCCTCGTTCTTGCGGGCCTGCAGGTCGTTTGCATAGTCG
This genomic interval from Ascochyta rabiei chromosome 5, complete sequence contains the following:
- a CDS encoding transcription factor, which produces MPPRVGLRSRRDPDAQPQSDADSIATPSRKRRRVSSAVPEHSGHIYSLDQLNGNEPAPVPVTADPPRARITESVASNDSNTTLPNADDEDPVERQNRIIAALGIPSTYTPNAAIDYANDLQARKNEGHNIAAFAKIAARDWCFFVQETRILIGRADSSVRPQPPSSQADIPGLPQSEAQSVSNWGVHIDLGPERQVSRIHAEIFFDSADQKWYIVVNSRNGLKLDDVHVTKGQMEMLHSGICISIMGTQMLFLLASQEDHFHPMLLRQANGEEAGESDNDGNPPPRSHQNIPPSGPTPKREQYDPFPPSSHPRNRENKHQSSQAYYNPMTSTPGCPPPGTPMTFQPGTGPRSKGSPATFSRGVVIDSTDEVDYSHDQAKDIKPPYSYAQLIGQAILSNDEEMLTLANIYDHIKSRYAFFRFTNGGWQNSIRHNLSLNKSFEKVARRTDEPGKGMKWKIADSEREEFIRKQLLNPRKGGGIAIGFRPDGSGPSSPALGNPSQATERLIGALDRDPRHQGARMKSPPRSATPPLSSVPVANESFTPDRGSRPFGALKQSPNIREMNHFVTPAKRLIYGGIDGRPPPYIKTEEPRSHLESSPGVDPVKPMVQGLGLSGLKSEAANSPPTLYSDATTSNIQGNHDTGRMNNALVTPLVTRHAPRLAPPSTAQMPSQYMNFSSPAPFWKFVDLPSTPAKFPIDLSPTKMHHDEKDNDEELAQPSSPPMLPEDDRSAEPEDQEASDDKPGDDDDVGPESPSRTVSRPVSRRDLGGSQRSRSNSNVNALGPSGLGGMVRGASLTSFEEEQEPEEESYDLSKGFQKIGSFHHSMAQAHGVVGRSAI
- a CDS encoding transcription factor, variant 2 gives rise to the protein MPPRVGLRSRRDPDAQPQSDADSIATPSRKRRRLNGNEPAPVPVTADPPRARITESVASNDSNTTLPNADDEDPVERQNRIIAALGIPSTYTPNAAIDYANDLQARKNEGHNIAAFAKIAARDWCFFVQETRILIGRADSSVRPQPPSSQADIPGLPQSEAQSVSNWGVHIDLGPERQVSRIHAEIFFDSADQKWYIVVNSRNGLKLDDVHVTKGQMEMLHSGICISIMGTQMLFLLASQEDHFHPMLLRQANGEEAGESDNDGNPPPRSHQNIPPSGPTPKREQYDPFPPSSHPRNRENKHQSSQAYYNPMTSTPGCPPPGTPMTFQPGTGPRSKGSPATFSRGVVIDSTDEVDYSHDQAKDIKPPYSYAQLIGQAILSNDEEMLTLANIYDHIKSRYAFFRFTNGGWQNSIRHNLSLNKSFEKVARRTDEPGKGMKWKIADSEREEFIRKQLLNPRKGGGIAIGFRPDGSGPSSPALGNPSQATERLIGALDRDPRHQGARMKSPPRSATPPLSSVPVANESFTPDRGSRPFGALKQSPNIREMNHFVTPAKRLIYGGIDGRPPPYIKTEEPRSHLESSPGVDPVKPMVQGLGLSGLKSEAANSPPTLYSDATTSNIQGNHDTGRMNNALVTPLVTRHAPRLAPPSTAQMPSQYMNFSSPAPFWKFVDLPSTPAKFPIDLSPTKMHHDEKDNDEELAQPSSPPMLPEDDRSAEPEDQEASDDKPGDDDDVGPESPSRTVSRPVSRRDLGGSQRSRSNSNVNALGPSGLGGMVRGASLTSFEEEQEPEEESYDLSKGFQKIGSFHHSMAQAHGVVGRSAI